TCTTCAAAAACAAAGCAGTCTCCTTAAAATTGCGGGTGAACAATATCGGAATCCCGTAAGAAACTGCAATAGTTGCAAGCATACCCCTTATGGCATTTGCATGCACATTCCTGACAGAATAAATGTCTTCAGTCCCTTCAACAATTACAAGCGGCCTCTCATAATTCTGCTTCAAATCCTTTATCTGCTCCAGCAATCTTCCGTCAATTATCGAATTGACAAAATCTTCAACATTTTTAAATTCAGCCGCGCATCTCGAACTCAGCAAATAGTCTGCAGTTTCAAGCTTCTCAAGCTTAAGGTCAACATTTAAGTCAACTAATTCTTTTATCACTCCAGAGCCTTTTTCCCTGTAATCCGCGTATATTCTTGTTTTTTTCATCTGAACAAAATTATTAAGCGGCTTCTCCTGCCGAAGCACAGAGCTTATTTTTTCTTTGATGTTTTTTAAATGTTTGTACATCTTTTTTTCTTTATGATGCGCGCTCCACCTGTAAGCTTCATCTCTCGTATCAGCAGTCATCAGCATAATGACCTTTCCTTTTTCCGATCTTCCGGTTCTTCCTTTGCGTTGTATCGTCCTAATCGCCGAAGGAATCGGCTCGTAAAATATTACTAAATTTACAGACGGCACATCTAATCCTTCTTCGCCAATTGAAGTTGCAACAAGAACATTAAACTCCCCTGCTCTAAATTCATCCATTATTTTCTTCTGCTCTTTCTGCGTCAGCCCGGTATCGCCTTTCTTTAATTGCCCCACAAATATCTTCGCCTTAACCCCCTCAATATTGTTCAACTTAGATGCAATATCAACAGCATTATCCCTGTACTGATTAAACACGATCATCTTTACAGCTGCATCCTCTTTAATCTCTTTTTCAACAATCTTCTGCAGTTCAACTAATTTAGGATGCTCAACCTGCTCATCATAAAGCTTCTGAGCTTTAAATAACGCGCTCTTAAAATCCTCATCTTTTACAATGTTCTTTATTGCCTTTGTTTTTCCCGCTTTCTCTTCTTCAAGCAGTTTTTCAAAATATTTATGCAATGCTATTATTCCCTGTGTTTCCAAAAGCTCAAGAGCATGATAGATCTTCATAACTTCAGCTAAAACAGATATTGCAGTCAGAACAACAAAATCCCTGTCTCCGGAAAGCATTCTTCCCCTAAGCTCGCCCTGCAGCGCAATCAAATCTTTCTTATTAACAAACCTTAACTCTGTTCTCCTCAATATGCCCCATTTCTTCAGATTCTTTAATCTTTCATCAAGAAAATGCTGCAGATATCTCTGCACTTCTTTGAACAGAAGAGGCAATTCAACTTTAACCCAGTCAATATTAACTTCCTGGATGTATGGCTTCACATCCTCGCTTTCATTTGTCCTTACTTCAATTTCCTCAATAAACAGATTTTTGCAAACTTCTTCTATTTTAGCCAAATCACTTCCGGGAGAGGCAGTTAATGCCAGTATTCTGGGATATTTTGCCAATTTATTATACATCTTTGCAATAAAAACATAAGCATAATCTCCAACAGCGCGGTGAGCCTCATCAACCCCGAGCAGAGAAACCTCAGATAAATCAATCTTGCTGGAAATTACATCATTTTCCAGCCCTTGCGGCGTGGAAAAAATGATTTTTGCATTCTTCCACAGCTCTGCCCTTTTCTCAGGAGCTACAAAACCCGTAAAAACAGCCATCTTCTCTTTTTCAATCTCAAAATGATTTTCAAAAACAGAAAGATATTGATCAATGAGGGGCCTTGTCGGGCCAATAAACAATATTTTAGAATTTGGAAACTGCGTCAATCTATGAGCAGCCAACATCAGAAAAATATTTGTCTTTCCCATTCCGGTCGGCAGCACAACTAATGTATTCTTTCTAGACGCTGTTGCAAAAATAGTCTCCTGATAGAGCCTGGGAACAAAGTCTTTTATTATTTTAACCTCCCCGCAAAAGATATTTATGCTGTAAGTATTGCGTATTCTGTATCTTCCTTAACCCCTCTTTTTCCCCATTCATCCGTAAGCTCGTCCCTTATTGCTATGCCTCTGACTCGCTTTTCGATCCACGCATCTGAATAGCCTTTTGCCTTGTAAAGGTCTCTCATGCGCTTTTGCGCCAGCTCAGGATCTTCTATTTCCTGCACTCTTTCATAGCCTACATTTGCTAACCAAAGCTTAAACGACTCTGCTTTTTTAGAAGGGATTGACTGGATTAAGCGGAATATTGTCTGCGTATTTGCGCAGTCAGTCTCATAGAACTTGCCATCAGATGCAGGTAATTTCAGTTGGTTACAATTTGTAACCACCTCACTGCTCTCCTCCTTCAATCTGTGTTTAAGCACTTTCCAATAGTTTCTTGGGTCTTCACTTTCAGCTAAAACTCCAATAACATCAACTACTGAAAACCACCACTCATCATTATGCCAGATTCTTCTTATCTTCTTGCCTTGAAAGGCAACTAATGCGTTATTGGTATCCATGAGCTTATGTAATAACCTGCCCTTTAAATAGGTTATGGGCAGAGATGTCCAGTGGCAATGCGATTAAAGAGTGTTGTGCGAATATACTTGAACTCGAAAAATGATTTTCGGATTCTGTGTCAGATTATCAGTAGCTTCGCAGGCTCACCGATACTATAACTAAAGATGAGATTCATAGAACTGGGCATTGTTCTTGTTGTACTGGTCTGGATAGGGTATGTGAAATTAAGGAAATAGGCACCACAACCTTTTTAAATGAACCCTTATTTCTCTTGATTGATCAATATGACAATAAGAGAAGGAAAAACAAAGTCAAGGACTTTCAGAAGGGTTTTTGTAAAGACACCCGGCGGAAAGACAGTTATTCATTATGAAAAGAGAAAGCCGTCAAAGGCGCATTGCGCTAATTGCGGGTCTGTTCTGAGCGGTGTTCCAAGAGAGCGGCCTTTTAAAATGATGAAGATGGGGAAAACAGAGAAAAGGCCTGAAAGGCCGTATGGCGGAATGCTTTGCTCGAAATGCATGCGATTAAAGATAAAAGAATCAATTAAAGAATAAAACAGAAAAATCTCCCGGGGTTTTGGTGACAAATCCTTTGTTATGGAGATCGGAGGAAAAAATGTTTGAAATCGGAAGAGTATGTGTGAAATTAGCTGGCAGGGATGCTGGCTTAAAGTGCGTTGTTGTAGATGTTCTGGAAGACAGGTTTGTGCTGATTGACGGCGAAACAAGAAGAAGAAAGTGCAATATACTTCATTTGGAGCCTTTGAGCCAGGTTTTAAAAGTAGAGAAAAATGCTTCGCATGACGATGTTGCTAAAGCATTCAAGGAATTAGGCATTGAATTAACAGCAACAAAGCCGAAGCAGAAAACAGAGAAGCCGAAGAAGCTAAGGGGAAAGGAAAAGGGATCATTGAAAGAAGAGAAGAAACCGGCTAAGAAAGAAGCTAAGAAGCCGAAGGCCGAGAAGAAAGCAAAAGAAGTATCTGAAGAAAAAGCCAAATCAGAAAAATAAATTTTTATTCTTTTTTATTTTTCATCGCTTCAAACAGATCAGTAATATTAAGCTCAAACCCGACAACAGGCATTTCCAGATTGAAGTTGCTCAATACAGCAGGATGCAGCTCTCCAATATAAGCAACAGCAATGCCATTGACAGATATCCTGCCCGCTCTGCCTTCGATAAAAGAAGAATGATCAGCATCCTCAGTAACGTACTGCAAGCCGAGGCATCTAAATACATTATCAAAAACCTGCTTTATCTCTGTGAAATCTGCCTTGTCATGGGCAGCTAAAACTGCGATCCTTTCATAATCTTTTATCTCTTCTTTGTTTCTCACAGTTACAATGCCCTGCTCAAAGATCTTCTGCGGGTAATCAATATGCTTATTCTTAGCTAAAACCTCCATCAAAATCGGCAGCAGCCAGCTTCTGACAGCAGAGTAATTTTCAGACATGTAATTTTCAAGCTCAACTGTCCCGAAATCCTTGATGTTCATCTTCTCATAAAGAACTTCCTTGTTTGACAATAAAGGGCTCATTATTTCCTGATAACCAAGACCAATTATGATCTCCCTTATCCTGTCAATGAAATTTATTATTTCTTTTGTGGAGCCGGCTGTATAGCTTTTAAGATTCTCTTCGCCGATCCTGTCATAGCCATACATGACAGCAAGGTCTTCAATAACATCAACAGGATGAAGAATGTCTTTTCTATAGCACGGGATTTCTATTTTATACCCTTTGAAATTATAGCCTGCTTTCTCTGCTAAATTTTTAACTTCGCTGTCTTTTAAATCCAGGCCAAGCAATTCTTTTACCTGCTCTTTCTTTATCTTTATTGTTTCATTAAACATAAACGGAGTTTTTATTGCTTTATTAGGATATTTTATATTCACAGAATAGAGCTTAAATCCGCGCTCATAAAATGCCTGGGCGAATATGTTTGCAGCCAGATTAACTGAATCAAGGTCTGTGCCTGTGCATTCAAAGAACAAATCTTCTTCTCCGATTTCAACCTTGCCTGTAAGCGAGGAATTTATTATCGGAGGAAAACTTAAAACCTCTTTCTTAGTGTCAATTAAAATCGGATATTTTGAAAAATCCTTTAGAATCGATGCATATTCCTTTCCTTTTGGATGCTCTTCCAATATTTCGCTCTGCGTCATCTCTTTTCTGAAGTCAAGAGGAATGAATTTTATGCTTTCAGGATCAGTTGCCTTGTAAATCACCGGGAATGTTATCTTTTTATATGAATAAAGGCCAACTGCAATTTTCTGCCTTTTCTTGCCGTAAGTTTCGCAGAGCTTTTCCTGCAACTGCATTATCTGCTTAAGAAGGTAATCATCAACCTTGTATCCTTTTGCAACGAATGCAGAGATATAAGGCCTTACCTTGTTGACGCTTCTGTCAACAATTAATTTATAATTTGATTTTTCAATTTTTAATTTTGGAATTCCTTTTTCTTTTCCTGAAATCCCCTTAATCAGCCTTGCAATGCCCTCTGCACTCCACAAATAAGGCAGATTGGTGTCATCAAAATCAACTGAAGCTTCATCTTCTTTTTCATCATAGCTTTTAAGCTCGCCTTTTCCGTATTCTATGAATTTTGAAAGTTCCTCTACAGATATCTTTTTTCCGGCAAGCTTCTGCAAGTCCTTGAATGAAAAATTTATTGTTGGCATCAGACCATCTTCTCCTTTCTTAAAAATCCCAGATCATGCGAAAATAATTCTCTTATATCTTTTATTCCGAGCTTGAACATGGCCAGCCTGTCAATTCCAATGCCCCACGCCAGGACAGGAACATTTATTCCTAGCGGCTTTGTCATTTCCGGCCTGAATATTCCAGATCCGCCTAGCTCGATCCATCCCATTTCAGGATGCTTTGCATATAATGTTGCAGAAGGCTCTGTGAACGGGAAATAA
This DNA window, taken from Candidatus Woesearchaeota archaeon, encodes the following:
- a CDS encoding 50S ribosomal protein L34e; this encodes MTIREGKTKSRTFRRVFVKTPGGKTVIHYEKRKPSKAHCANCGSVLSGVPRERPFKMMKMGKTEKRPERPYGGMLCSKCMRLKIKESIKE
- a CDS encoding phenylalanine--tRNA ligase subunit beta, whose translation is MPTINFSFKDLQKLAGKKISVEELSKFIEYGKGELKSYDEKEDEASVDFDDTNLPYLWSAEGIARLIKGISGKEKGIPKLKIEKSNYKLIVDRSVNKVRPYISAFVAKGYKVDDYLLKQIMQLQEKLCETYGKKRQKIAVGLYSYKKITFPVIYKATDPESIKFIPLDFRKEMTQSEILEEHPKGKEYASILKDFSKYPILIDTKKEVLSFPPIINSSLTGKVEIGEEDLFFECTGTDLDSVNLAANIFAQAFYERGFKLYSVNIKYPNKAIKTPFMFNETIKIKKEQVKELLGLDLKDSEVKNLAEKAGYNFKGYKIEIPCYRKDILHPVDVIEDLAVMYGYDRIGEENLKSYTAGSTKEIINFIDRIREIIIGLGYQEIMSPLLSNKEVLYEKMNIKDFGTVELENYMSENYSAVRSWLLPILMEVLAKNKHIDYPQKIFEQGIVTVRNKEEIKDYERIAVLAAHDKADFTEIKQVFDNVFRCLGLQYVTEDADHSSFIEGRAGRISVNGIAVAYIGELHPAVLSNFNLEMPVVGFELNITDLFEAMKNKKE
- a CDS encoding Bro-N domain-containing protein, producing the protein MDTNNALVAFQGKKIRRIWHNDEWWFSVVDVIGVLAESEDPRNYWKVLKHRLKEESSEVVTNCNQLKLPASDGKFYETDCANTQTIFRLIQSIPSKKAESFKLWLANVGYERVQEIEDPELAQKRMRDLYKAKGYSDAWIEKRVRGIAIRDELTDEWGKRGVKEDTEYAILTA
- a CDS encoding 50S ribosomal protein L14e — encoded protein: MFEIGRVCVKLAGRDAGLKCVVVDVLEDRFVLIDGETRRRKCNILHLEPLSQVLKVEKNASHDDVAKAFKELGIELTATKPKQKTEKPKKLRGKEKGSLKEEKKPAKKEAKKPKAEKKAKEVSEEKAKSEK
- a CDS encoding DEAD/DEAH box helicase translates to MGKTNIFLMLAAHRLTQFPNSKILFIGPTRPLIDQYLSVFENHFEIEKEKMAVFTGFVAPEKRAELWKNAKIIFSTPQGLENDVISSKIDLSEVSLLGVDEAHRAVGDYAYVFIAKMYNKLAKYPRILALTASPGSDLAKIEEVCKNLFIEEIEVRTNESEDVKPYIQEVNIDWVKVELPLLFKEVQRYLQHFLDERLKNLKKWGILRRTELRFVNKKDLIALQGELRGRMLSGDRDFVVLTAISVLAEVMKIYHALELLETQGIIALHKYFEKLLEEEKAGKTKAIKNIVKDEDFKSALFKAQKLYDEQVEHPKLVELQKIVEKEIKEDAAVKMIVFNQYRDNAVDIASKLNNIEGVKAKIFVGQLKKGDTGLTQKEQKKIMDEFRAGEFNVLVATSIGEEGLDVPSVNLVIFYEPIPSAIRTIQRKGRTGRSEKGKVIMLMTADTRDEAYRWSAHHKEKKMYKHLKNIKEKISSVLRQEKPLNNFVQMKKTRIYADYREKGSGVIKELVDLNVDLKLEKLETADYLLSSRCAAEFKNVEDFVNSIIDGRLLEQIKDLKQNYERPLVIVEGTEDIYSVRNVHANAIRGMLATIAVSYGIPILFTRNFKETALFLKMIAAREQEETGSDFSMHGSKKPFTLKEQQEYVISSLPGIGSGLAKPLLKHFKTVKNVVNASEEELQDVEKIGPEKAKKIREVADKEYEG